CTGAAAGCTTTTCCCCATTTTATTATCGGCGCTGAACCGGATGGAAAAATCTTCGTAACGGATGGACTCCAAAAAGAGTGTGAGCTTTCTGTTAATCCTGTTCATGTAGTAATACATTCCATAGATCTGCAGGCAGATCAGGGCGGCGATAGCTAACCCGGGAATCGGCCCCAGTATCATCCATACTTCTACGGCGGCAATGGTGCTGGCGGTGAGCAGGAGTATGCGCAGGAATATATTGACGCTGAACCGGTTCATCTATATATTATATTTTTCCAGTCTTCTATAGAGAGCTGCTCTGCTGAGGCCCAGTTCCCTGGCGGCTTCAGTGATGTTTCCATTACATTTCTTCATAGCCTGAGTGATGATGTTGCGCTCCATTTCTTCCAGGTTATAGCCGGTATTCAGCTGGGTTTCCTGTACGGGGTTTTTCACAAATACATCTTTGGCCTGCAATACCTTGCCCTGGGAGAGAATGACCGCTCTCTCCATGGCGTGTTGCAGTTCTCGGATATTCCCTGGCCAGTCATATTGTAGCAACTGTTGTACGAGTGATTCGTGCAGACTATTCACCGGGCGTTTGTATTTACTGCTATACAATTGGAGGAAATGTTCTGCCAGAGCAATGATGTCTTCCTGTCTTTCTCTGAGGGGAGGAAGGTGTATTTCAATTGTATTGATCCGGTAGAGTAAATCCTGGCGGAACAGGTGTTGTGCCGCCATCTGCTGAATGTTGCGGTTAGTGGCGCAGATCAGGCGTACATCTACAGGATTGGCTTTGTTACTACCTACTTTGGTCACCGACCTGTTTTGCAATACGGTGAGCAGTTTGGCCTGTAACGGTAGGGAAATGTTTCCCAGTTCATCGAGGAAGATAGTGCCTTTGTTGGCTTCTTCAAACCGACCAACCCTGTCTTCGCGGGCATCTGTAAAGGCGCCTTTCACATGGCCAAACAGTTCACTTTCAAACAGGCTTTCGCTGATGGCCCCAAGGTCTACACTCACAAAAGGGTGGGAGGTACGATGGGAGAGCTGGTGAATATGTCTGGCCAGCATATCCTTGCCAGTGCCATTTTCACCTAGAATGAGTACGTTGGCATCGGTGCCGGCTACCCTTTCAGCTGTATCCAATACTGCCATCATGGATGGACTGTTGCCAATGATTGAACTATTATTGTTAGTCGCTGGGCTGGGTGGGGCTACCTTATCCTTATGCTGATGTTTTTTGTTGTAAGCTCCCTGCATAGTGGCCAGGAGCTTTTCATTTTCCCAGGGTTTCAGCACAAAATCAGCTGCTCCTGCTTTGATGGCCCTTACTGCCATTTCCACGTCGCCATAGGCAGTGAACATGACTACTGCTGCTGAGGGCTGGATGTCCAGTATCCTGTCCAGCCATTCAAATCCTTCCTTACCACTGCTCAGGTCACGGGTAAAGTTCATGTCCAGCAGGATCACGTCGTATTCAAAATTAGATACCAGGTAAGGGATCTTTTGGGGATTGCGCTCAAAGTCTACCTGTCCAAAATGGCGTTTCAACA
This Chitinophaga sancti DNA region includes the following protein-coding sequences:
- a CDS encoding sigma-54 dependent transcriptional regulator — encoded protein: MTTTTLPGKILIVDDDMDVLRAARLLLKRHFGQVDFERNPQKIPYLVSNFEYDVILLDMNFTRDLSSGKEGFEWLDRILDIQPSAAVVMFTAYGDVEMAVRAIKAGAADFVLKPWENEKLLATMQGAYNKKHQHKDKVAPPSPATNNNSSIIGNSPSMMAVLDTAERVAGTDANVLILGENGTGKDMLARHIHQLSHRTSHPFVSVDLGAISESLFESELFGHVKGAFTDAREDRVGRFEEANKGTIFLDELGNISLPLQAKLLTVLQNRSVTKVGSNKANPVDVRLICATNRNIQQMAAQHLFRQDLLYRINTIEIHLPPLRERQEDIIALAEHFLQLYSSKYKRPVNSLHESLVQQLLQYDWPGNIRELQHAMERAVILSQGKVLQAKDVFVKNPVQETQLNTGYNLEEMERNIITQAMKKCNGNITEAARELGLSRAALYRRLEKYNI